From a region of the Paenibacillus lutimineralis genome:
- a CDS encoding thioredoxin family protein: protein MERIQTEKQYEELINRDQLTIIKYDATWCPDCKTLDKFMPDIMAKHQDKDFYALDVEQLEEITSKNEVRGIPSLLVYKNGEKLAHLHSKYAKTPSQISEYLETLESKK, encoded by the coding sequence ATGGAACGCATTCAAACAGAGAAACAGTACGAGGAACTGATTAATCGCGATCAATTGACTATCATTAAATACGATGCCACCTGGTGTCCAGACTGCAAGACACTGGATAAATTCATGCCAGATATTATGGCGAAACATCAGGACAAAGATTTTTATGCTCTGGACGTGGAACAGCTTGAAGAGATTACAAGCAAAAATGAAGTGCGCGGAATTCCAAGCCTTCTGGTGTATAAAAACGGGGAGAAGTTAGCTCATCTTCATAGCAAATATGCCAAAACGCCAAGTCAGATTTCCGAGTATCTAGAGACATTGGAATCGAAAAAATAA